A stretch of the Sulfurospirillum sp. UCH001 genome encodes the following:
- a CDS encoding lactate utilization protein B gives MSINHPELAEKFATNVERMKWHDKALWFVRVKRDNQAKSLDEWEELRNTADKIKSHTLSHLDEYLEVFEKNAQARGIHVHWAKDAKEHNEIVLEILRAKSVKMIVKSKSMLTEECHLNPYLEKNGIEVVDTDLGERIVQLRHEPPSHIVLPAIHLKKEDVGTTFEKFLKTEKGNSDPTYLTRAARAHLREKFLGADAAMTGVNFAIAETGGIVVCTNEGNADLGAALPKLHIACMGIEKIIPRLKDLSIFTRLLARSATGQPVTTYTSHYHGPVEGGEMHIVIVDNGRSKILSQERYIKSLQCIRCGACLNTCPIYRRSGGYSYGYTIPGPIGSTLAPSRDLKKYYSLPFACSLCSSCSNVCPVKVDLAQQLYLKRQDVVDAGYLSPTKHNALKMATWLMCRPKLMDFAGFMARKMVPLLPRALVYSKFNLWGKNRELPPFPKNSFKELYKEKKGIQ, from the coding sequence ATGAGTATTAACCATCCTGAACTTGCAGAAAAATTCGCTACGAATGTAGAGCGTATGAAATGGCACGACAAAGCGCTTTGGTTTGTACGTGTTAAACGCGACAATCAAGCAAAAAGCTTAGACGAATGGGAAGAACTTCGCAACACTGCTGATAAGATCAAATCTCATACGTTAAGCCATTTGGATGAATACCTAGAAGTCTTTGAGAAAAATGCGCAAGCACGAGGTATTCATGTGCATTGGGCAAAAGATGCGAAAGAGCACAATGAGATCGTTCTAGAGATTTTACGCGCTAAAAGTGTGAAGATGATCGTGAAAAGTAAGTCCATGCTCACAGAAGAGTGTCATCTTAACCCATATCTTGAAAAAAATGGTATCGAAGTGGTCGATACAGATCTTGGAGAGCGTATTGTTCAACTTCGCCATGAACCACCATCTCACATTGTACTTCCAGCAATCCATCTTAAAAAAGAAGACGTTGGAACAACATTTGAGAAATTCCTCAAAACAGAAAAAGGCAATTCTGATCCGACATACTTAACCAGAGCAGCTCGTGCACATTTGCGTGAGAAGTTTTTAGGGGCAGATGCTGCGATGACAGGTGTGAATTTCGCGATTGCTGAGACGGGTGGCATTGTTGTTTGTACCAATGAAGGAAACGCAGACTTAGGTGCAGCACTTCCAAAGCTTCATATCGCGTGTATGGGTATTGAGAAGATTATTCCTCGTTTGAAAGATTTAAGTATCTTCACACGTCTTTTAGCAAGAAGTGCAACGGGACAACCTGTAACGACCTATACATCGCATTATCATGGACCTGTTGAGGGCGGAGAGATGCATATTGTTATCGTTGATAACGGTAGATCAAAGATTCTTTCTCAAGAGCGTTATATCAAATCACTTCAGTGCATTCGTTGTGGTGCATGTCTTAATACATGCCCAATTTATAGACGAAGCGGTGGGTACAGCTATGGCTATACGATTCCAGGACCTATTGGTTCAACTTTAGCACCAAGTCGCGATCTTAAAAAATACTATAGTTTACCGTTTGCATGCTCACTCTGTTCTTCATGTTCAAACGTGTGCCCTGTAAAAGTAGATTTAGCGCAACAACTCTATTTGAAACGTCAAGATGTTGTAGATGCTGGGTATTTAAGCCCGACAAAACACAATGCCCTCAAAATGGCAACATGGTTGATGTGCCGTCCAAAACTTATGGATTTTGCAGGCTTTATGGCGCGTAAGATGGTACCGTTATTGCCTCGAGCATTAGTCTATTCTAAATTCAACTTATGGGGAAAAAATAGAGAATTACCACCATTCCCTAAAAACAGTTTTAAAGAACTTTACAAAGAAAAGAAGGGTATCCAATGA
- a CDS encoding LUD domain-containing protein — MSSREAILKAIREGRPYSEDALPEVNIVHTTFEDLEGKFATTLAGVGGNAVSLENMNSVEAYIKEHYKDASVIVSTVGELKGTKELGATDDPHTLKDVDLAIIKGEFAVAENGAVWVKEADARHRALYFIAQKLMIIVPKGELVHTMHEAYARVSFGSKDVFGIFISGPSKTADIEQSLVIGAHGATEACVVFV; from the coding sequence ATGAGTTCACGTGAAGCCATTTTAAAAGCAATTAGAGAAGGCAGACCTTATAGTGAAGATGCGCTTCCAGAGGTCAATATCGTTCATACGACGTTTGAAGACTTGGAAGGAAAATTTGCAACAACACTCGCTGGTGTTGGTGGTAATGCTGTTTCGTTAGAAAATATGAATTCCGTTGAAGCGTACATTAAAGAGCATTATAAAGATGCGTCTGTCATCGTCTCCACAGTAGGTGAGCTTAAAGGAACGAAAGAGCTTGGTGCGACCGATGATCCACATACGCTCAAAGATGTTGATTTGGCTATTATCAAAGGTGAATTTGCCGTAGCTGAAAATGGTGCCGTATGGGTCAAAGAAGCAGATGCAAGACATAGAGCGCTTTATTTTATTGCTCAAAAATTAATGATTATTGTGCCAAAAGGTGAACTGGTTCATACAATGCATGAAGCCTATGCAAGGGTGAGTTTTGGCTCAAAAGATGTATTTGGTATTTTTATCAGTGGACCTTCAAAAACGGCTGATATTGAACAATCTTTGGTTATTGGAGCACATGGCGCTACAGAAGCGTGCGTGGTGTTTGTTTAA
- a CDS encoding DMT family transporter: MKQQRIDLIGILFLLIAMLTWASSFIALKAAIGPLGPMSVVFGRMVIASLCFVYFINQFRKLEFTKKDIKYILLLTLFEPCLYFIFEAKALQYTTASQAGMITSMMPLMTAIAASFVLKEYLSKRVVIGSVLAVAGAIWLSLGAQSSEHASNPLLGNFLEFCAMICGTWYAISVRYLSQRFSALFLTAIQAFVGMLFFFPLAVWESWGVPLTISWDVIGWICYLGIVVTLGGYGMFNLALSRIEASKASVFVNLIPVFTVLLAYLFLGEVLSQTEMMASFVIFGGIIISQLPKFRAKEKLL; encoded by the coding sequence ATGAAGCAACAGCGTATTGATTTGATCGGCATTTTATTTTTACTGATTGCCATGCTCACATGGGCAAGCTCGTTCATAGCCCTCAAAGCTGCTATTGGACCCCTTGGACCTATGAGTGTTGTTTTTGGACGTATGGTAATAGCTAGTCTTTGCTTTGTCTATTTTATCAATCAATTTAGAAAACTTGAATTTACAAAAAAAGATATCAAATACATTCTTTTGCTTACACTTTTTGAACCATGTCTTTACTTCATCTTTGAAGCTAAAGCATTACAATATACCACAGCATCCCAAGCGGGTATGATCACCTCTATGATGCCTCTCATGACTGCGATAGCTGCTAGTTTCGTACTCAAAGAGTACCTAAGCAAGCGTGTCGTTATAGGCTCTGTTTTAGCGGTTGCTGGTGCTATTTGGCTAAGTCTTGGAGCGCAAAGCAGTGAACACGCAAGCAATCCACTGCTTGGTAATTTCTTGGAATTTTGTGCCATGATCTGTGGTACGTGGTATGCAATTTCTGTGCGATATCTTAGTCAAAGATTTTCAGCCCTTTTCTTAACAGCCATACAGGCGTTTGTAGGCATGCTCTTTTTCTTCCCATTAGCCGTTTGGGAATCGTGGGGAGTGCCACTCACTATCTCTTGGGACGTTATCGGATGGATTTGCTACTTAGGTATTGTGGTGACGCTTGGAGGTTATGGTATGTTTAACCTAGCGCTTAGTCGTATTGAAGCCTCAAAAGCCTCTGTTTTTGTCAATCTCATTCCTGTATTTACCGTACTTTTGGCGTATCTCTTTTTAGGTGAAGTTCTTAGTCAAACGGAGATGATGGCAAGTTTTGTGATTTTTGGAGGAATTATTATTTCTCAGCTCCCAAAATTTAGGGCTAAAGAGAAGCTACTGTAA
- a CDS encoding arylesterase produces the protein MELFNIRNIILVIVLILGINYYKSKQEVDVQSLSLPLDTKILAFGDSLTFGYGVARDKSYPSLLVDLLHVTVINEGFSGELSAQGLARLPSVLERHKPDILVLCHGANDMLRKQDLTQTKANLNQMVKMAKEKGIYVLLVGVPSFDILTFNVPSFYYEVAKENNIEIEDKSLKKIMDGENLKSDKVHPNEQGYELMAKNIARILSENYHLSAKTF, from the coding sequence ATGGAACTTTTTAACATACGTAACATCATTCTTGTCATTGTTCTTATCCTCGGCATCAACTACTACAAAAGTAAGCAAGAGGTTGATGTGCAGAGTCTCTCTTTACCTCTGGATACCAAAATATTGGCATTTGGCGATAGCCTAACGTTTGGTTATGGAGTAGCGCGTGATAAAAGTTACCCCTCACTGCTGGTCGATCTTTTACATGTAACCGTCATTAATGAAGGCTTCTCAGGAGAACTGAGTGCTCAGGGGTTGGCACGTTTACCAAGTGTGCTTGAACGCCATAAACCCGATATTTTAGTCTTGTGCCATGGTGCAAATGATATGTTGCGAAAGCAAGACTTAACACAAACCAAAGCCAATCTCAACCAAATGGTCAAAATGGCAAAAGAGAAAGGTATCTATGTTTTGTTAGTAGGCGTTCCAAGTTTCGATATTTTAACGTTTAATGTACCTTCGTTTTACTATGAAGTTGCCAAAGAAAATAACATTGAAATCGAAGATAAAAGCCTGAAAAAGATTATGGATGGTGAAAATCTCAAATCAGATAAAGTGCATCCTAATGAACAAGGCTATGAATTAATGGCTAAAAATATCGCACGAATACTCAGTGAAAACTACCATTTATCCGCGAAAACGTTTTAA
- a CDS encoding putative nucleotidyltransferase substrate binding domain-containing protein, translating to MSMYDLEAFLRSIHPFQLLTKAEISKAIGAMNIAYYKKETVLLSPSKPSEFLYIIIKGEVGEYNEEELLKVYSKSNSFDADALIYNKSESCFKVLEELICYELKKEDFLSLLDSNAAFKAYFIQDLANKIQSAKAKEYTTELSGFMMARVQDSYLHEPTIVEKECSIMDALKQMEAKKSSCIIVRNGDGYEYGIVTDSIVRRHVLFNEYDKHAAIGPIALHPIITIEADDYLFNALLSFTKHSIKRIVVTRDGEIIGILEQLDLLSYFANHTYLVAVQIRKATTVDELKQASSDLINIVKKLHVKGTKVDYIAKLISEINEKIYEKLYGMILPPELAKKACLIVMGSEGRKEQLLKTDQDNALIIDDGMDESLYVPYMQRFTETLIDFGFPRCEGNIMVSNPYWCKHWSSYHKEIMRWFDAPTMEDVMNLAIFFDAIPVAGESSMLLKLKAEVFERVEGQSPFLANFAKAAIAFETPIGIFTTLISENNKIDVKKGGIFPIVQGVRALALEHKIEPTDTVTRIKKLAKLDVIDSDFAGALIEALDTLLNLRLKERLARGEGKGLDNFVNIENLNQLELELLKDSFKIVNKFKKFLMHHFKLSMVS from the coding sequence ATGAGTATGTACGATCTTGAGGCGTTTTTACGCTCCATTCACCCGTTTCAACTGCTGACAAAAGCGGAGATAAGTAAAGCCATAGGTGCTATGAACATCGCCTATTATAAAAAAGAGACTGTGCTTCTCTCTCCTTCAAAGCCTTCTGAGTTTTTATACATCATCATCAAAGGTGAAGTAGGGGAGTATAACGAAGAAGAACTGCTTAAAGTGTACAGCAAGTCCAATTCATTTGATGCGGATGCACTGATTTACAACAAAAGCGAGAGCTGTTTTAAAGTCCTTGAAGAGCTTATCTGTTATGAACTCAAAAAAGAGGACTTCCTCTCACTCCTTGATAGCAATGCCGCATTTAAGGCATATTTCATTCAAGACCTTGCCAATAAAATCCAATCTGCTAAAGCTAAAGAGTATACCACTGAGCTTTCGGGTTTTATGATGGCACGGGTGCAAGACAGCTATTTACATGAGCCAACTATTGTTGAGAAAGAGTGCTCCATCATGGATGCGCTCAAGCAGATGGAGGCCAAAAAAAGCAGTTGTATCATCGTACGTAATGGCGATGGTTATGAGTATGGCATTGTAACTGATAGTATTGTGCGTCGTCATGTTCTTTTTAACGAATATGACAAACATGCCGCAATTGGACCGATCGCACTGCATCCTATCATAACCATCGAAGCCGATGACTATTTATTCAATGCGCTTCTTAGCTTTACCAAGCATTCGATTAAACGCATTGTTGTAACGCGTGATGGTGAAATTATAGGTATTTTAGAGCAGTTGGATTTGCTGAGCTACTTTGCCAATCATACCTATCTTGTTGCCGTTCAGATACGAAAAGCAACGACCGTTGATGAGCTAAAACAAGCCAGTTCTGACCTCATTAACATTGTAAAAAAGCTACATGTAAAAGGGACAAAGGTTGATTATATCGCTAAGCTCATCTCTGAAATCAATGAGAAGATTTACGAAAAACTCTATGGGATGATTTTACCACCTGAGTTGGCTAAAAAAGCGTGTTTGATTGTTATGGGGAGTGAAGGGCGTAAAGAACAACTCTTAAAAACCGACCAAGACAATGCCCTTATTATCGATGATGGTATGGATGAAAGCCTGTATGTTCCTTATATGCAACGCTTCACCGAAACGCTCATCGACTTTGGTTTCCCCCGCTGTGAAGGTAACATCATGGTTTCAAACCCTTATTGGTGCAAGCATTGGAGTTCTTATCATAAAGAGATTATGAGGTGGTTTGATGCTCCAACAATGGAAGATGTGATGAACCTTGCGATCTTTTTTGATGCGATTCCTGTTGCAGGTGAAAGCTCAATGCTTCTTAAACTTAAAGCTGAAGTATTTGAGCGAGTAGAGGGGCAAAGCCCTTTTTTAGCCAACTTTGCTAAGGCTGCCATAGCGTTTGAAACACCCATAGGCATTTTTACAACACTGATTTCTGAAAACAATAAAATTGATGTCAAAAAAGGGGGTATCTTCCCCATCGTTCAAGGAGTGCGTGCACTTGCATTAGAGCATAAAATCGAGCCTACCGATACAGTAACACGCATTAAAAAACTTGCAAAACTCGATGTCATCGATAGTGATTTTGCAGGTGCGCTCATCGAGGCACTTGATACGCTTCTAAACTTGCGTCTCAAAGAGCGTTTAGCACGAGGCGAGGGCAAAGGGCTCGATAACTTTGTTAACATCGAAAACCTCAACCAATTAGAGCTAGAACTTCTCAAAGACAGCTTTAAAATTGTCAACAAATTTAAGAAGTTTTTGATGCATCATTTTAAACTCTCTATGGTGAGTTAA
- a CDS encoding 3'-5' exonuclease encodes MFASFFAKRNAKNLNDEQYRFLFEEAPLDEVVVFDTETTGLNPKKDEILSIGAVKLKGNKILMSEKFELFVKPTREINEQSIKIHQIRNIDLQNGCEAREAITKFLHFIGSRPLVGYYLEFDIKMINKYLKPYLGITLPNRQIEVSGLYHDKKIKLIPDGVIDLRFDVMMKDLGLPIFGKHDALNDAVMTAMMYIKLQNIEKV; translated from the coding sequence ATGTTTGCCTCTTTTTTTGCCAAGCGTAATGCTAAAAACCTTAACGATGAACAGTACCGTTTTTTATTTGAGGAAGCTCCTTTGGATGAAGTGGTGGTCTTTGATACCGAAACAACAGGCCTCAATCCTAAAAAAGATGAGATTCTCTCTATCGGAGCGGTAAAGCTCAAAGGCAACAAAATCTTGATGTCCGAAAAGTTTGAACTCTTTGTAAAACCCACACGAGAGATCAATGAACAGAGTATCAAGATTCACCAAATTCGCAATATAGACCTACAAAATGGGTGTGAAGCACGTGAAGCGATTACGAAGTTTTTACACTTTATCGGATCTCGTCCGTTGGTCGGTTATTACCTTGAATTTGACATCAAGATGATTAACAAATACCTAAAACCCTATCTTGGCATCACTTTACCAAACCGACAAATTGAAGTCTCAGGGCTCTACCACGATAAAAAGATAAAGCTCATTCCTGATGGCGTTATAGATTTACGGTTTGATGTTATGATGAAGGATTTGGGCTTGCCAATTTTTGGCAAACACGATGCCCTCAATGATGCTGTGATGACAGCGATGATGTACATTAAACTTCAAAATATTGAGAAGGTCTAG
- a CDS encoding Rrf2 family transcriptional regulator, whose amino-acid sequence MKLKTTSEYALRILSHMSLHEEDQHTAKGLSETLNIPYKYLTRIMTNLGKAGFISSTRGKNGGFIFAKPVEEITLYDILEVMNDLNDDVCIMGEGLCGQGEHCALHECWSKPKQLIDEMFKNSTLKDLHKKH is encoded by the coding sequence ATGAAACTTAAAACAACATCTGAATATGCTCTACGCATTTTGTCACACATGAGCCTTCATGAAGAAGACCAGCATACTGCAAAAGGACTTTCAGAAACACTCAATATCCCTTATAAATATCTCACACGCATTATGACTAATCTAGGAAAAGCTGGATTTATTAGTTCAACCAGAGGGAAAAATGGTGGATTTATCTTTGCAAAACCTGTTGAGGAAATCACCCTTTACGATATTTTAGAAGTAATGAATGATCTAAATGATGATGTATGTATTATGGGAGAAGGACTCTGTGGGCAAGGTGAGCATTGTGCTTTGCATGAATGTTGGTCAAAGCCTAAGCAACTCATCGATGAAATGTTTAAAAACTCTACACTCAAAGATCTTCATAAAAAACACTAG
- a CDS encoding cbb3-type cytochrome c oxidase subunit I, protein MSFMHDFVHGADNKFDHMSLNALQKATLRAVVVSFLFYGLAALEGMIMRAASIAPSVPPVHGSVDHYFSIMTVHPIVGIFGSTYQLVFGAFLFLVPFLTKKPLYSIKLANATWILITVGTMTSWLASFVYNYAPLYTLYWPLPADTTQFKAIGGVMFIVGVALIMIGTLLFIYNIYATVFSKVGVHKNKTTKELLISGFGIDGMLNLVHKLTGKQPYSKEPALSLPVVAIFRGTVDTFLDALVILSAGVLVLVYLLADMGGVKLDVASIDALLYKNWFWWGLDLVADGLVLIYVAGSWYLLATLITGQKLFMENVARAALMLELLVSWMVWSHHLLADQGQPEMMKLISGEMVTAFELLTQGLALFITLVTLWKARPLKMTMELKYLLGGLIGFGLAVPAGIIQADMAMNRVLHNTQWIIGAHVHIAIIVGLYMTLYSAVYVLWPLVTNNAKLWSTKLANAHFWLHLIGGIGMGAFMGMAGLDGMLRRHLYFNGEYNLFMILAAICGTMLLVAWLLFLFNVIMSVGLKGLIGIFLPSKNKEASYGIEPANA, encoded by the coding sequence ATGAGTTTTATGCATGATTTTGTTCATGGCGCAGATAATAAATTTGATCATATGAGTTTGAATGCTTTACAAAAAGCAACACTAAGAGCCGTTGTCGTTTCATTTTTATTTTATGGATTGGCAGCGTTAGAGGGTATGATTATGCGTGCAGCGTCTATTGCACCTTCTGTTCCTCCTGTTCATGGTAGTGTCGATCATTACTTCTCTATTATGACCGTTCATCCTATCGTTGGTATTTTTGGTTCAACCTATCAGTTAGTGTTTGGAGCATTTCTTTTCCTCGTGCCATTTCTAACAAAAAAGCCGTTGTATAGCATTAAATTAGCGAATGCTACATGGATTTTAATTACGGTTGGAACAATGACATCGTGGTTAGCTTCATTTGTTTATAACTATGCACCGCTTTATACGCTTTACTGGCCATTGCCTGCGGATACAACACAATTTAAAGCGATTGGTGGCGTTATGTTTATCGTCGGTGTTGCGCTCATTATGATAGGAACATTGCTCTTTATTTATAACATTTATGCAACCGTCTTTTCAAAAGTGGGTGTTCATAAGAACAAAACAACAAAAGAGCTTCTTATCTCTGGTTTTGGTATCGATGGTATGCTCAATCTTGTTCATAAACTGACTGGTAAACAACCGTATTCAAAAGAGCCAGCGCTTTCGTTACCTGTTGTTGCTATTTTTAGAGGAACAGTCGATACCTTCCTCGATGCGCTTGTTATTTTATCAGCGGGTGTTTTAGTTCTTGTCTATCTTCTTGCCGATATGGGTGGCGTTAAATTAGATGTTGCGTCTATTGATGCGCTGTTATATAAAAACTGGTTCTGGTGGGGACTTGACCTTGTTGCTGATGGATTGGTACTTATCTATGTCGCGGGTTCTTGGTATCTTTTAGCAACACTGATAACAGGGCAAAAACTTTTTATGGAAAACGTTGCACGTGCGGCGTTGATGCTAGAGCTTTTGGTTTCATGGATGGTGTGGTCTCACCACTTGCTTGCAGATCAAGGTCAACCAGAAATGATGAAACTTATCTCTGGCGAGATGGTAACGGCGTTTGAACTTTTGACACAAGGTTTAGCGCTGTTCATTACACTTGTAACCCTTTGGAAAGCAAGACCGCTTAAAATGACAATGGAGCTCAAATACCTTCTTGGCGGTTTAATCGGATTTGGTTTGGCTGTTCCTGCGGGTATCATTCAAGCCGATATGGCAATGAACCGTGTCCTTCACAATACGCAATGGATCATCGGTGCGCACGTACATATTGCAATTATCGTTGGTCTTTATATGACACTTTATAGTGCGGTATATGTCCTTTGGCCACTGGTAACCAACAATGCAAAGCTTTGGAGTACAAAACTAGCCAATGCGCATTTCTGGTTACACCTTATTGGTGGTATCGGTATGGGTGCATTTATGGGTATGGCAGGACTTGATGGTATGCTTAGACGTCATCTTTACTTCAATGGCGAATATAACCTCTTTATGATTCTTGCAGCGATTTGTGGCACGATGTTACTTGTTGCTTGGCTTCTTTTCTTGTTCAACGTCATTATGTCTGTTGGACTCAAAGGTCTTATTGGTATCTTCTTACCATCAAAGAACAAAGAAGCAAGCTATGGCATTGAGCCAGCAAATGCTTAA
- a CDS encoding methyl-accepting chemotaxis protein, whose protein sequence is MFFATIKRKLFLMLGILFIGVFILGYEIITLSHDGKMTATRLWIIGKVETHVAQSMMELRGFQLFLDAKRLESFEQNYKETLSSIDTLFPILLAKINQERIVALKNDVEKWYAISKKRVVLLQKHGSGIQENTFAQTNAAEYEEFKALTLQSATLFDAIIHQTNVLGEGVKEVNFESLDNSAMMGKIALGSVSLFLLVLFGITNQSIQKSVINAKKWIEYIQHHKDLQVKIDTGSNDEIKETMNSLNLLLDEISRTLNAAKNNAFENASVAEELSQTCFQIGQRAEEEAGIVTVTTHEAQHVLLQMEEMNERTNEAENITLEAQKSLTIAQRSLEETLTQLNETVLIETHMNERLNHLATEAVQVKSVLNVISEIADQTNLLALNAAIEAARAGEHGRGFAVVADEVRKLAERTQKSLLETNTTVNLIVQSINDISGEMNTNSVRIHALCNLSEKVSVQTNEAVSMLNQTTDVTHHVALKMKENIKLVHEAVITKISIINELSSSNARSVEEIASSAKHVSALAEALSQSLAVFKTA, encoded by the coding sequence ATGTTTTTTGCGACAATTAAAAGAAAATTGTTCCTTATGTTAGGTATTTTATTCATAGGTGTTTTTATTTTAGGCTATGAAATCATCACCTTGAGTCATGATGGTAAAATGACTGCTACACGGTTATGGATCATCGGAAAGGTAGAAACTCACGTTGCGCAAAGCATGATGGAGCTAAGAGGTTTTCAACTCTTCCTTGATGCCAAACGTTTAGAATCATTCGAGCAAAATTATAAAGAAACGCTCTCATCTATCGATACACTTTTCCCCATTTTACTTGCTAAAATAAACCAAGAGAGAATTGTTGCATTAAAAAACGATGTAGAGAAGTGGTACGCAATTAGTAAAAAACGTGTTGTATTACTTCAAAAACATGGATCTGGTATTCAAGAGAATACTTTTGCCCAAACCAACGCAGCAGAATATGAAGAGTTTAAAGCACTTACTCTCCAATCTGCTACACTGTTTGATGCGATTATTCATCAAACAAACGTTTTAGGCGAGGGTGTAAAAGAGGTCAATTTTGAAAGCCTTGATAACAGTGCTATGATGGGAAAAATTGCACTGGGTAGTGTTTCTTTGTTTTTGCTGGTTCTTTTTGGCATAACCAACCAAAGCATTCAAAAATCTGTGATTAACGCAAAAAAATGGATAGAGTATATTCAACACCATAAAGACTTACAGGTCAAGATAGATACGGGTTCAAACGACGAAATTAAAGAGACAATGAACTCACTCAACCTTCTGCTCGATGAGATATCTCGTACGCTCAATGCTGCTAAAAATAATGCCTTTGAAAATGCATCTGTTGCCGAAGAACTTTCCCAAACATGTTTTCAAATTGGTCAAAGGGCAGAAGAAGAAGCGGGTATCGTCACGGTAACAACACACGAGGCGCAACATGTGTTGTTACAGATGGAAGAGATGAATGAACGTACCAATGAAGCGGAGAATATAACCCTTGAGGCACAAAAAAGTTTAACCATAGCACAACGTTCATTAGAGGAAACATTAACCCAACTCAATGAAACCGTACTTATTGAAACACATATGAATGAGAGACTGAATCATCTTGCAACCGAAGCGGTTCAAGTAAAATCAGTTTTAAATGTGATTAGTGAAATCGCAGATCAAACTAACCTTTTAGCCTTAAATGCGGCTATTGAAGCGGCACGCGCAGGGGAACATGGACGAGGTTTCGCGGTGGTGGCTGATGAGGTAAGAAAGTTAGCAGAGCGTACGCAAAAAAGTTTATTGGAAACCAATACTACGGTCAATTTAATTGTACAGTCAATCAATGATATTAGTGGCGAGATGAATACCAATAGTGTGCGTATTCATGCGCTATGCAATCTCTCTGAAAAAGTTTCAGTCCAAACCAATGAAGCTGTTTCTATGCTGAATCAAACTACCGATGTGACTCATCATGTTGCTCTTAAAATGAAAGAGAATATCAAGCTTGTTCATGAAGCGGTCATCACTAAAATAAGTATTATTAACGAGCTCTCAAGCTCCAATGCTAGAAGTGTCGAAGAGATCGCATCTTCTGCAAAACATGTTTCTGCTTTAGCTGAGGCACTTAGCCAATCTCTCGCTGTTTTTAAAACCGCATAA